Proteins encoded together in one Pseudomonadota bacterium window:
- a CDS encoding TIGR02281 family clan AA aspartic protease gives MHGNRIWCLIFLLFLFPGLSFAAPKFMVVGLFKDKAIIDINGKQRLLAAGHQAPEGITLISANSKEAVIEVEGKRGTYALGNRIGSRFAAAPAGATVQISPNHMGMYNVGGAINGFAVSFMVDTGATRVAMNKHLARRLGIDYRLIGSEGVSSTASGIVKSFGVTLKKVRVGDIELVDVPATIIDGDFPTETLLGMSFLSRVDMDREGRLMVLRKR, from the coding sequence ATGCATGGCAATAGGATCTGGTGTTTGATTTTCCTTCTGTTTCTGTTCCCAGGGTTGAGTTTCGCGGCCCCGAAGTTCATGGTTGTCGGTCTGTTTAAAGATAAGGCCATCATAGATATCAACGGCAAACAGCGTCTACTCGCCGCTGGACACCAGGCTCCCGAGGGTATTACGCTCATATCCGCCAATAGTAAAGAAGCCGTGATCGAGGTCGAGGGAAAACGCGGAACCTACGCTCTCGGCAACCGTATCGGCAGTCGATTCGCAGCCGCACCGGCAGGCGCCACGGTGCAAATCTCGCCTAATCACATGGGAATGTATAACGTAGGCGGCGCTATCAATGGATTCGCGGTGAGTTTCATGGTCGACACCGGCGCCACGCGGGTAGCGATGAACAAACACCTTGCCCGGCGACTTGGCATCGACTATAGGCTGATCGGAAGCGAAGGCGTTAGCTCGACAGCTTCGGGAATCGTAAAATCCTTCGGGGTTACGCTCAAGAAAGTTCGGGTCGGGGACATTGAGCTTGTGGACGTCCCTGCCACAATCATCGACGGCGACTTCCCTACCGAAACCTTGCTCGGAATGTCGTTCTTAAGCCGGGTCGATATGGACCGCGAGGGCCGGCTCATGGTGCTGCGAAAAAGATAA
- a CDS encoding fatty acid desaturase, producing the protein MLFWTLQRIFGTCTIIVYIVPLIFLDLEAVKPLLFEPLMWILIILQGNRHSILGMTLGLHRYFSHNAFKAKRWFEFVITYSCAAANQGGMSWWAANHRHHHCHCDTLEDPHSPVARSVLYAWLGWPYDLRNARRRIKLRYPETAWLDKWCFVIPWVEWLAVWGLSGSRALSTLVILIPAFLSPFGTLWFNVMSHRGAPDPEGCTARSYRVPSAVLLGESEHRNHHDFPGKARRPGPDLPYRLVLRPMQRLGAIWGLRE; encoded by the coding sequence ATGTTGTTCTGGACCCTTCAGCGCATTTTCGGCACTTGCACGATCATCGTTTACATCGTGCCCTTGATCTTCCTTGACCTTGAGGCGGTCAAGCCGCTGCTGTTTGAGCCCCTGATGTGGATCTTGATTATCCTGCAAGGAAACCGGCACTCGATCCTCGGCATGACGCTCGGGTTACATCGGTACTTTTCACACAATGCGTTCAAGGCCAAACGCTGGTTCGAGTTCGTGATCACCTATTCGTGCGCGGCGGCCAACCAAGGAGGCATGTCCTGGTGGGCCGCGAATCACCGCCATCACCACTGCCACTGCGATACCCTAGAGGACCCGCACTCACCGGTGGCCCGCTCGGTCCTTTACGCTTGGTTGGGTTGGCCCTATGACCTGAGGAATGCGCGCCGCCGTATCAAGCTGCGCTATCCCGAGACCGCGTGGCTCGACAAGTGGTGTTTTGTTATCCCGTGGGTGGAATGGCTGGCGGTCTGGGGACTGAGCGGATCGCGGGCGTTGTCCACCCTGGTGATTTTGATCCCCGCCTTTTTGTCGCCTTTCGGCACGCTTTGGTTTAACGTCATGTCCCACCGCGGCGCGCCGGATCCCGAGGGGTGCACGGCGCGCAGCTATCGCGTGCCGTCGGCGGTACTGCTCGGGGAATCCGAACACCGGAATCATCATGACTTCCCCGGTAAGGCAAGACGGCCGGGGCCCGATTTGCCTTACCGGCTCGTGTTGCGGCCTATGCAGCGTTTAGGCGCCATATGGGGGTTGCGTGAGTAA
- a CDS encoding peptide MFS transporter has translation MPRQPRGLRLLFVVEMWERYSYYGMRALLILFLVTETGRGGLGWTVERAGQLYGWYTGLVYLTPVIGGYLADRYLGTHRALVAGGILIALGHFSLALENTVAFYSGLTLLVLGTGFFKSNISTMVGQLYGLHDPRRDSGFTIYYMGINLGALIGPLICGYLAHSSRFGWGYGFGAAGVGMLAGLAIYLGGKKRFLGDIGIANAPRTPDVQAHLPLNREEKERIAAMLVMAFFVMFFWLAFEQAGSSMTVFAERSTDRTTPGWLRWLLAEEQFPAAWFQAVNPAFILLLAPLFSMLWLRLGSAGLEPRTPVKMASGLILLGSGFLVLVFAAAQSDRGMPVSPLWLAGAYLLHTCGELCLSPVGLALVTRIAPLKYASMLMGVWFLANFGANLAAGYFAGMLDAFREGRVVTILGGQADFFLILVATSCAAGILLWLIAPWLNRLMHGRDQHSASVPPA, from the coding sequence ATGCCGCGTCAGCCGCGTGGTCTCCGGCTTTTGTTCGTAGTGGAGATGTGGGAGCGATATTCGTATTACGGGATGCGGGCGCTGTTGATCCTGTTTCTGGTCACGGAGACCGGGCGCGGCGGCTTGGGTTGGACGGTCGAGCGCGCGGGACAATTGTACGGTTGGTACACGGGACTCGTGTATCTCACTCCGGTCATCGGCGGCTACCTCGCCGACCGCTACCTCGGTACCCACCGCGCTCTCGTCGCTGGCGGCATCTTGATCGCGCTCGGGCATTTCTCTCTCGCGCTCGAAAATACCGTGGCGTTTTATTCCGGCTTGACCCTCTTGGTGTTGGGCACGGGGTTTTTTAAATCCAATATTTCCACGATGGTCGGCCAGCTCTATGGGCTGCATGATCCCCGCCGCGACAGCGGCTTTACCATTTACTACATGGGGATCAATCTCGGAGCGCTCATCGGCCCGCTCATCTGCGGCTATCTGGCGCACAGCAGCCGCTTCGGGTGGGGCTACGGTTTCGGGGCGGCCGGGGTCGGGATGCTGGCCGGGCTTGCGATTTATCTCGGCGGCAAAAAACGGTTTCTAGGAGACATCGGTATAGCGAACGCGCCACGCACGCCGGATGTTCAAGCACATCTGCCGTTAAACCGCGAGGAAAAAGAGCGGATCGCGGCGATGCTGGTGATGGCCTTCTTCGTGATGTTCTTTTGGCTGGCGTTCGAGCAAGCCGGTTCCTCCATGACGGTGTTTGCCGAGCGAAGCACCGATCGCACCACGCCGGGATGGTTACGCTGGTTGCTGGCCGAGGAGCAATTTCCGGCGGCTTGGTTTCAAGCGGTCAACCCCGCCTTCATTTTGTTGCTCGCGCCCCTTTTTTCCATGCTGTGGCTACGCCTCGGATCCGCCGGTTTGGAGCCGCGAACTCCGGTAAAAATGGCATCGGGATTGATCCTCCTCGGAAGCGGTTTCCTGGTCTTGGTGTTCGCCGCGGCGCAGAGCGACCGCGGTATGCCGGTAAGCCCGCTGTGGTTGGCTGGGGCCTATCTCTTACATACCTGCGGCGAGCTGTGCCTCTCCCCCGTGGGCCTCGCCCTCGTCACTCGCATCGCACCGCTCAAGTATGCCTCAATGTTGATGGGAGTGTGGTTCTTGGCCAACTTTGGAGCTAATCTCGCGGCCGGCTATTTCGCGGGCATGCTCGATGCCTTTCGCGAGGGCCGCGTGGTGACGATCCTAGGCGGCCAAGCGGACTTTTTCCTGATCCTGGTTGCAACTTCGTGTGCCGCCGGAATTCTTCTGTGGCTGATCGCTCCCTGGCTTAATCGGCTCATGCACGGCCGCGACCAGCATAGCGCATCCGTGCCGCCGGCCTAA
- the glk gene encoding glucokinase, whose amino-acid sequence MNTARPWLLADIGGSRTRIGILNDRDEITAIRVLSNDALPDLISALRSYLEEEGTQPSIRAGALAVAAPIVGDRVRMVNRGWSFSIQGTKEALGWERIEVINDFTAVAHALPRLDALHRHQIGAGEPQANAPLGVIGPGTGLGVSGLIPYRSGWVPLASEGGHVTLAPMNDAEAAVLGRLRARFGHVSAERAVSGPGLVEIYQSLAALAGDVASDRTPAEITARSLLGEDRYAAQAVDMFFCFLGTVAGDLALTLAARGGIYLAGGILPQIAEALTRSRFRERFVDKGRYRRYLETLPTYLLTHPFPAFLGLRALVRFGGFVIDRAD is encoded by the coding sequence ATGAACACAGCGCGCCCGTGGTTGCTGGCTGATATCGGTGGATCGCGGACCCGGATCGGCATCCTCAACGATCGCGACGAAATCACGGCGATCCGGGTCCTGTCGAATGACGCTCTGCCGGACCTGATCTCGGCGCTGCGTAGCTACCTGGAGGAGGAGGGGACACAGCCGTCTATTCGTGCCGGTGCGCTGGCGGTCGCCGCGCCCATCGTGGGGGATCGCGTGCGCATGGTCAATCGCGGTTGGTCCTTTTCTATCCAGGGGACCAAGGAGGCCCTCGGCTGGGAGCGCATTGAGGTGATCAATGACTTTACCGCCGTTGCCCATGCGTTGCCGCGGCTCGACGCTTTGCATCGACATCAGATCGGCGCGGGGGAACCGCAAGCGAACGCGCCGCTGGGCGTGATCGGGCCGGGCACCGGCCTCGGGGTGTCCGGGCTCATCCCCTACCGCTCGGGGTGGGTCCCGCTTGCAAGCGAAGGAGGGCATGTTACCTTGGCGCCGATGAACGACGCCGAAGCGGCTGTGCTCGGGCGTCTTCGGGCCCGCTTTGGGCACGTGTCCGCGGAGCGCGCGGTGTCTGGACCCGGGTTGGTGGAGATCTATCAAAGTCTGGCGGCGCTCGCCGGTGATGTGGCCTCGGATCGAACTCCGGCCGAGATCACGGCTAGATCCCTACTCGGAGAGGACCGCTATGCCGCGCAAGCCGTGGACATGTTCTTCTGCTTTCTCGGCACCGTGGCGGGCGATCTCGCCCTGACCTTGGCGGCTCGGGGTGGGATTTACTTGGCGGGCGGGATCTTGCCGCAAATCGCCGAAGCGCTGACGAGATCGCGTTTTCGCGAACGCTTTGTCGACAAAGGGCGGTATCGGCGTTACTTAGAGACCCTGCCGACCTATCTCCTCACCCATCCCTTTCCCGCCTTCCTCGGGCTGCGGGCGCTGGTTCGTTTCGGCGGGTTCGTGATCGATCGCGCTGATTAA
- a CDS encoding glycosyltransferase family 4 protein has translation MKVVYLHQYFNTPEMAGGTRSYTMAARLVQAGHEVHVVTAFRDPSARRGVWQAHVDGIHIHWIPVRYSNHMGFRQRIRAFAEFAFKSARVAASIRGDLVFATSTPLTIALPGIYAAWRLRRPMVFEVRDLWPELPMAVGDLRNPVLIVLARWLERMAYRHAARVIALSPGMAEGVVRAGYPRKRLAIVPNGCDRARFQNVRGGIRDVFPGLWLADSDRLVLYGGTCGRINGVSYLVRVAGHTAAVAPYVKFLIVGDGAERGLIEGEAEQLGLLNKTVFVCPPVEKHRMPLVLAGSDVATSLFIDLPEMWNNAANKFFDALAAGKPVMINYSGWQADLLRSSGAGIVVPPDDPAKAAAMLVEFLMDSEAVGRAELASQRLAAEEFDIDKLAARFIQVLEDAARTA, from the coding sequence ATGAAGGTCGTCTACCTACACCAATATTTCAATACGCCTGAGATGGCGGGGGGGACACGGTCCTACACGATGGCCGCGCGCTTGGTTCAGGCCGGCCATGAGGTCCATGTGGTGACGGCCTTTCGGGATCCCTCGGCTCGCCGAGGCGTGTGGCAAGCGCACGTGGATGGTATCCATATCCACTGGATCCCTGTCAGGTATTCCAATCACATGGGGTTCCGGCAGCGGATCAGGGCCTTTGCGGAGTTCGCCTTCAAAAGCGCCCGGGTCGCCGCCTCCATCCGGGGCGACCTGGTGTTCGCGACCAGCACCCCTTTGACCATCGCTCTTCCCGGGATCTACGCGGCGTGGAGGCTTCGGAGGCCTATGGTGTTCGAGGTTCGGGACTTGTGGCCGGAACTTCCGATGGCGGTTGGGGATCTGCGAAATCCCGTGCTAATTGTCCTTGCGAGGTGGCTCGAGCGCATGGCCTATCGTCACGCCGCGAGGGTTATCGCCTTATCTCCGGGCATGGCAGAGGGGGTTGTCAGGGCGGGATATCCCCGTAAACGCCTCGCGATCGTGCCTAACGGTTGCGACCGGGCGCGGTTTCAGAACGTGCGCGGCGGTATCCGCGATGTGTTTCCGGGGCTATGGCTCGCCGATTCGGACCGCCTGGTCCTCTACGGCGGGACGTGTGGCCGCATTAACGGCGTCTCGTATTTAGTGAGGGTTGCAGGCCACACGGCGGCCGTCGCACCCTATGTCAAGTTCTTGATCGTGGGCGATGGGGCAGAGCGCGGTCTCATTGAGGGCGAAGCCGAGCAATTGGGGTTGTTGAATAAGACGGTTTTCGTGTGTCCTCCCGTCGAAAAACACAGAATGCCCCTGGTTCTCGCCGGGTCGGACGTCGCGACGTCCTTATTCATCGACCTGCCCGAGATGTGGAACAACGCAGCAAACAAGTTTTTCGATGCGCTGGCCGCGGGTAAACCGGTCATGATAAATTACTCGGGCTGGCAGGCGGATCTCTTGCGGAGTTCCGGTGCCGGCATCGTGGTTCCGCCCGATGACCCCGCGAAGGCCGCTGCGATGTTGGTCGAGTTCCTGATGGACTCGGAAGCGGTCGGCAGGGCCGAGTTGGCTTCCCAGCGGCTCGCGGCGGAGGAGTTTGATATAGACAAGCTCGCCGCGCGATTTATTCAGGTCTTAGAGGATGCGGCTCGTACTGCATAG
- a CDS encoding disulfide bond formation protein B, which yields MTNRRYRSAAMIPNRVAFLLIFLLCGASLGFGIYLEIVQGLEPCPLCMIQRLFFAGAGLVGLLAAVHGPARTGSRVYSAFIGLSALAGGGVAGRQVWLQHLPPDQVPQCGPGFDYLMDTYPMLEALAKILRGSGECAEIGWSFLSLSIAEWALGLFIVLLGLCIIQIARPPAISG from the coding sequence TTGACCAACAGGCGATACCGCTCGGCGGCCATGATCCCGAACCGCGTTGCATTTTTACTCATCTTTCTGCTCTGCGGAGCGTCGCTGGGGTTTGGGATTTATCTCGAGATCGTTCAAGGACTCGAACCTTGTCCCTTGTGCATGATTCAACGGCTGTTCTTCGCGGGCGCGGGTCTCGTGGGGCTCCTCGCCGCCGTGCACGGTCCGGCCCGAACCGGCAGCCGCGTCTACAGCGCCTTCATCGGCTTATCCGCGCTCGCTGGAGGCGGCGTCGCCGGGCGGCAGGTGTGGCTACAGCACCTGCCGCCGGATCAGGTACCGCAATGCGGTCCGGGCTTCGACTATTTGATGGATACCTACCCCATGCTCGAAGCCCTCGCCAAGATCCTGCGCGGCAGCGGGGAATGCGCGGAGATCGGGTGGAGCTTTTTGAGTCTCTCGATCGCGGAGTGGGCGCTCGGGTTATTTATCGTGCTGCTCGGGCTTTGCATTATTCAGATCGCGCGGCCCCCGGCGATAAGCGGCTAA
- a CDS encoding ABC transporter permease: MIAVPEQVFSARRIGAMILRYLYLLRGSWPRILEQAYWPTVQMIMWGLVTEFFVTNSSWVAQAAGVLIAAVLLWDVLFRAQLGVSVVFMEEMFARNLGQLFASPLRPYELVLALISISLVRTCIGVGTAALLAIPLYQYSIFAMGMPLIAFFANLLIFGWAIGLVICALLLRFGLGVESLAWASIFAIAPISGIYYPIATLPAWLQPVAWCLPSSHVFEGMRTVMFEHRFDVDRFAAAAELNVLYIVLAAIVFLRVFEVARARGLLLQSGE, translated from the coding sequence ATGATCGCGGTTCCGGAGCAGGTCTTCTCGGCGCGCCGGATCGGGGCAATGATACTGCGTTACCTGTATCTTCTGCGCGGATCGTGGCCGCGGATCCTCGAACAAGCGTATTGGCCCACCGTGCAGATGATCATGTGGGGGCTGGTCACGGAATTTTTCGTCACCAATAGTTCCTGGGTGGCCCAGGCCGCCGGGGTCTTGATTGCGGCCGTGCTGCTCTGGGACGTGTTGTTTCGGGCGCAGCTCGGGGTTTCGGTCGTGTTCATGGAGGAGATGTTCGCGCGCAACCTCGGTCAGCTGTTCGCGAGTCCGTTGCGTCCTTACGAGCTGGTGCTGGCGTTGATCAGCATCAGCCTCGTGCGTACCTGTATCGGGGTGGGAACGGCGGCGCTGCTCGCGATCCCGCTCTATCAGTACTCCATTTTTGCGATGGGTATGCCGCTCATCGCGTTTTTCGCCAACTTGCTGATCTTCGGCTGGGCCATCGGACTTGTGATCTGCGCGCTCTTGCTGCGTTTCGGCTTGGGTGTGGAATCGCTCGCCTGGGCCTCGATTTTTGCCATCGCCCCGATCAGCGGGATCTATTACCCGATCGCCACCTTACCCGCCTGGCTGCAACCGGTGGCGTGGTGTTTGCCCAGCAGCCATGTGTTCGAGGGAATGCGGACGGTGATGTTCGAGCACCGCTTCGATGTCGATCGATTCGCCGCCGCGGCGGAATTGAATGTCCTTTATATCGTGTTGGCGGCGATTGTGTTCCTGCGGGTGTTCGAAGTCGCCCGCGCGCGCGGATTGCTTCTGCAAAGCGGTGAATAG